The following proteins are encoded in a genomic region of Pirellulales bacterium:
- a CDS encoding sodium-translocating pyrophosphatase, whose amino-acid sequence MNRKPLPLLVLVLFVVGLLVGAMWLATGGAAHAQPQPGPPAPDTVGSPTATAEGSGIVLWEPLTSDKFSTVEKTLLLVNVGVALAGLLYALMLVGQVKKADQGTPRMQEIAHAVREGADAYLFKQFRVVGVLIVIITVALYFAAQSSGAPPEISWGRAIAFLVGSTFSAMVGFFGMRLATVGNLRVAAAARDSFGGALQLGYRTGTVTGMLTDGLGLLGGSIIFLAYGENAYQALLGFGFGGTLLALFMRVGGGIYTKAADVGADLVGKLEAGIPEDDPRNAATIADNVGDNVGDCAGMAADIFESYEVTIVAAMILGIASFGHKGVIFPLLVRAIGVVASIISTYSVKAGDKGTAAEAMKSVNRGFIIGSILSIVGFMGLGLLYLHFEPAYLQQYTQAVPGFPGATADNVTAGLPMWATFGVAGLDMRPAWTCLIGIILAVLLNKCTEYYTGTEYSPVKSLAKSCQTGHATNIIQGFAVGYESTVAAVLIIAAAIMASALVYSGTTPTFIAFGVAMCGIGMLTLTGNTISMDVFGPVADNANGIGEMGYDKAAMGEAKYKEARQTLADLDAVGNTTKAITKGIAIGSAVIAAVSLFSSFIVTIGSGGKGEDKGIPETVYHGVAAMLTVSNPTLFIGLLIGGAVPFLFSSMTIRAVGRAAFLIVKECRAQFRDKEIWEGKKKPNYGRVVAICTGEAQKELVGPGLLALFVPIIVGFGLGVIGLAGFLAGIIVSGQLLAVFMANAGGAWDNAKKTVEDEPRDMEKNTGKGSEKHKAAITGDTVGDPLKDTAGPAINPLIKVMNMVSLLIIALVLPYDKNAIGVLQGLGVTGLEVKPLDGFFWIAVVVSAVALIWAVWQSKRDTPEMADN is encoded by the coding sequence ATGAATCGCAAGCCGCTTCCGCTACTGGTGTTGGTTTTATTTGTCGTGGGTCTATTGGTTGGCGCCATGTGGCTGGCGACGGGAGGTGCGGCCCATGCCCAGCCACAACCTGGTCCACCCGCGCCAGACACCGTTGGCAGCCCAACGGCTACTGCCGAAGGCAGCGGCATTGTGCTCTGGGAACCATTGACCAGTGACAAATTCAGCACGGTCGAAAAAACTCTGCTATTAGTGAACGTCGGCGTCGCGCTGGCGGGGTTGTTGTATGCGTTGATGCTGGTCGGCCAGGTGAAGAAAGCCGATCAAGGCACTCCCCGCATGCAGGAAATTGCACATGCCGTGCGTGAAGGAGCCGATGCTTATTTGTTCAAGCAGTTTCGCGTGGTCGGCGTGCTGATTGTGATTATTACTGTGGCACTGTATTTTGCAGCGCAATCTTCCGGAGCGCCGCCAGAAATCTCTTGGGGGCGGGCCATTGCGTTTTTGGTTGGCTCCACGTTTTCCGCGATGGTCGGCTTTTTCGGCATGCGATTGGCCACCGTCGGCAACTTGCGAGTGGCCGCTGCCGCACGCGATAGCTTCGGCGGCGCATTGCAATTGGGTTATCGCACCGGCACCGTTACGGGCATGTTGACCGATGGCCTAGGTTTGCTCGGCGGCTCGATCATCTTCCTGGCATATGGCGAAAACGCCTATCAAGCGCTGCTCGGCTTCGGCTTCGGCGGCACGCTGCTGGCTTTGTTCATGCGTGTCGGTGGAGGTATTTACACCAAGGCCGCGGACGTCGGCGCTGATCTAGTCGGCAAGCTGGAAGCCGGCATTCCCGAAGACGATCCGCGCAACGCCGCCACCATTGCCGACAACGTGGGAGACAACGTCGGCGATTGCGCCGGCATGGCGGCCGACATTTTTGAAAGCTACGAAGTTACGATTGTCGCCGCCATGATTTTGGGCATCGCCAGCTTCGGCCACAAAGGGGTAATTTTTCCTTTGTTGGTGCGGGCCATCGGCGTCGTGGCCAGCATCATTAGCACGTACAGCGTGAAGGCGGGCGACAAAGGCACCGCCGCGGAAGCCATGAAAAGCGTCAACCGCGGCTTCATCATTGGCTCAATTCTCAGCATTGTCGGCTTCATGGGTTTGGGTTTGTTGTACCTGCATTTCGAGCCCGCTTATTTGCAGCAATACACACAGGCGGTTCCTGGCTTTCCTGGAGCTACCGCCGATAACGTCACCGCTGGCCTGCCTATGTGGGCGACATTCGGCGTGGCCGGCCTCGACATGCGTCCGGCATGGACGTGCCTGATTGGCATCATTCTCGCCGTGCTTTTGAACAAATGCACGGAGTATTACACTGGCACGGAATACTCGCCGGTGAAAAGTTTAGCCAAGAGTTGTCAAACCGGCCACGCCACCAACATCATTCAAGGTTTTGCCGTCGGTTACGAAAGCACCGTGGCTGCCGTGCTCATTATTGCGGCTGCCATTATGGCTAGCGCTCTGGTTTATTCCGGCACCACGCCCACCTTCATTGCGTTTGGCGTGGCGATGTGCGGCATCGGCATGCTTACGCTGACGGGCAACACCATTTCGATGGACGTGTTCGGTCCCGTAGCCGACAACGCCAACGGCATTGGCGAAATGGGTTACGATAAAGCCGCCATGGGCGAAGCCAAATACAAAGAGGCGCGCCAAACCTTGGCTGACCTCGACGCGGTGGGCAACACCACCAAGGCCATCACCAAGGGTATTGCGATTGGCTCCGCCGTGATTGCGGCCGTATCGCTGTTCAGCAGTTTCATTGTCACCATCGGCTCCGGTGGCAAAGGGGAAGATAAAGGCATTCCCGAGACCGTGTATCACGGCGTCGCGGCCATGCTCACCGTTTCCAACCCGACGCTGTTCATCGGCCTGCTCATCGGCGGCGCCGTGCCGTTCTTGTTCAGTTCGATGACCATCCGCGCCGTCGGCCGGGCGGCATTTTTAATTGTAAAAGAGTGCCGCGCGCAATTCCGCGATAAAGAAATTTGGGAAGGAAAGAAAAAGCCCAACTACGGCCGCGTGGTGGCCATTTGCACCGGCGAGGCGCAAAAAGAACTCGTCGGACCCGGTCTGCTCGCGCTATTTGTGCCCATCATCGTTGGCTTCGGCTTGGGCGTCATCGGCTTGGCTGGATTTTTGGCCGGCATCATCGTGTCAGGCCAGTTGCTGGCCGTGTTCATGGCCAACGCCGGCGGCGCGTGGGATAACGCCAAGAAAACCGTCGAAGACGAACCACGCGACATGGAAAAGAACACCGGCAAGGGGAGCGAAAAGCACAAGGCCGCCATTACTGGTGACACAGTGGGCGATCCGCTCAAAGACACCGCAGGCCCGGCCATCAATCCACTCATTAAAGTGATGAACATGGTCAGCCTGCTGATTATCGCCCTGGTGTTGCCCTATGATAAGAACGCCATTGGGGTGCTACAGGGTTTGGGCGTGACCGGCCTGGAAGTGAAACCGCTCGACGGCTTCTTCTGGATCGCGGTCGTGGTCAGCGCCGTGGCGCTCATTTGGGCTGTGTGGCAATCGAAGCGCGATACGCCTGAAATGGCCGATAACTAA
- a CDS encoding mechanosensitive ion channel domain-containing protein: protein MDAIWLSAAICGTWKLCKRLAMSLACLLALGALALPTALAARGSGTTGSANSRSTTVAPAAAGSTANGVAGETGSVGGTSISQAQPAVAPPTSNGTPGNDSKTDADKSDAGNFTADAIAARIKELEAASDADQPDRAAQLELYRQALDDLKKTDAEKARITELEKQRIAAPYQLEIRQRESAAKSAGQTNTAPALPAGAPLDHWEQMLSSAEQDLETAQKTLAAKEKEKQRRAARRLEIPQAIAAARIKLDELHQAASDASAASPDTSAITQARHVARHARRLALESEIALAEKELQAYDATASELLSLEQDEAAQAVEEAQQRVAAWQEAVNTRREAEANQQVSEAHWAAAAAVPAIRQLAEDNSALADERQQLAKTVAQLAGERAAVLAKLSKVSDQFKQATDKLSATGLTESIGQMLLKQRSELGQVEADRHALRQRQDEISRVQLELFEFQEQQDDLRNLDSRVKEICGSLPTGTEVKPDDVHRLLDTKRKYLQALVEDDNSYFSALVDVDSKQRELLTKADAFRDYIDERVLWIRSTHPLSLGDVGKAVAAVAWSVKPANWWAALSELADGLRGNVFWSLLAIALFVPWVWAQRRLRQAILHWGQAPPVENSSHGHAALRRACQTAVATLLIAAVWPAMVWFVGWLLVGGTAGHGEFPEALGAALQTTACVLLPLLLIRQICRHDGLAQSHFGWPGDLLLALRRQLTWLAVFGTPAILIVTMLEAQSVDAWKDSLGRIAFIAGQLLAAGFVYAALKPPLGTLHRLMVLRSDTWTNRLALPMFFILLALPLALAALASAGYYYTALRLACRLQTTVWFILGLVTVHALASIWLTGVYRRLAIKAAARKINSLQPLHRHAGFAAGGSSPTLHPSAAISQPTYAIDEEKVDAQTHRLLHNLATLALVVGLCWVWFDMFPALQFFNQVTLWHDASDSNHPIDITLANLLAAGMIAALTIVGAGNLPSLLEIAVLERVAPDHGIRYALVAVTRYIIVVVGLALASAAIGIGWGKLQWLIAAMSFGLGFGLQEIFANFISGLIVLLERPIRIGDTVTVGDVTGTVSRIQMRATTIVDADRKELILPNKDLISGRLVNWTLTDSVIRLVVRVGVAYGSDTEQAQRLLLEVAARTPEVLKTPPPKAVFMGFGEKSLDFELRVFVGHVDALLPVRHQLNMAIDRSFHAARVELAFAQADTFVRHVEESQRALSQPAEQPKAA from the coding sequence ATGGATGCGATTTGGCTTTCGGCCGCAATCTGCGGAACGTGGAAACTTTGCAAACGGCTTGCGATGAGCCTGGCCTGTCTCCTGGCCCTCGGCGCGCTGGCGCTGCCAACAGCGCTGGCCGCTCGCGGCAGTGGCACAACGGGCTCGGCCAATTCGCGCTCTACTACCGTCGCTCCAGCGGCCGCTGGAAGCACGGCCAACGGCGTCGCTGGAGAAACAGGCAGCGTGGGGGGCACCAGTATTTCGCAGGCTCAGCCTGCAGTAGCGCCGCCCACCTCCAACGGAACGCCGGGGAACGATTCCAAAACCGACGCCGACAAATCGGACGCCGGCAATTTCACAGCCGATGCCATTGCCGCACGCATTAAGGAATTGGAAGCCGCCAGCGATGCCGATCAGCCGGATCGCGCCGCGCAATTGGAACTTTACCGGCAGGCGCTGGACGACTTGAAAAAGACCGACGCGGAAAAAGCCCGCATCACGGAATTGGAAAAGCAGCGCATCGCCGCACCCTATCAATTGGAAATCCGCCAGCGAGAAAGTGCTGCTAAATCGGCCGGGCAAACCAATACGGCCCCCGCGTTGCCGGCCGGCGCGCCGCTGGATCATTGGGAGCAAATGCTAAGCTCGGCCGAGCAAGATTTGGAAACTGCCCAGAAAACACTTGCCGCAAAAGAGAAAGAAAAGCAACGGCGAGCCGCGCGGCGTTTGGAAATTCCGCAAGCGATTGCCGCGGCACGGATCAAGCTCGACGAACTACACCAGGCTGCTTCGGATGCGTCAGCCGCCAGCCCAGATACCTCGGCGATCACCCAAGCGCGGCATGTGGCCAGGCATGCACGCCGGTTGGCGCTCGAAAGCGAAATTGCGCTGGCGGAAAAAGAACTCCAAGCCTACGACGCCACGGCGTCGGAATTGCTCAGCCTGGAGCAAGATGAGGCAGCACAGGCCGTGGAGGAAGCGCAACAACGGGTCGCTGCCTGGCAAGAGGCGGTGAACACACGCCGGGAAGCGGAAGCCAATCAGCAAGTGTCGGAAGCGCATTGGGCGGCGGCGGCGGCGGTGCCGGCCATTCGCCAACTAGCCGAAGACAACAGCGCCCTGGCCGACGAACGGCAGCAACTGGCCAAGACTGTCGCACAATTGGCCGGCGAGCGCGCAGCCGTCCTGGCCAAGCTCAGCAAAGTCAGCGATCAATTCAAGCAAGCCACCGATAAGCTCAGCGCCACCGGGTTGACTGAATCGATCGGTCAAATGCTGCTCAAACAGCGCAGCGAGTTGGGCCAGGTGGAAGCCGATCGTCATGCGCTGCGGCAGCGGCAAGATGAAATTTCCCGCGTGCAACTGGAACTGTTTGAATTTCAAGAACAGCAGGACGATTTGCGGAACCTGGATTCGCGCGTGAAGGAAATTTGCGGCAGTTTGCCCACAGGGACCGAAGTCAAGCCGGACGATGTACACCGCTTGTTGGATACAAAACGCAAATACTTGCAGGCCTTGGTCGAGGACGACAATTCATACTTCAGCGCTCTGGTTGACGTCGATTCCAAACAGCGCGAGTTGTTGACCAAAGCCGACGCCTTTCGCGATTACATCGACGAGCGCGTGTTATGGATTCGCAGCACGCACCCGCTGTCGCTGGGCGATGTCGGCAAGGCGGTTGCCGCGGTCGCCTGGTCGGTCAAACCGGCCAATTGGTGGGCTGCTTTGTCGGAATTGGCCGATGGCCTGCGCGGCAATGTGTTCTGGAGCCTGTTGGCCATCGCCCTGTTTGTGCCCTGGGTATGGGCGCAGCGCCGCTTGAGACAGGCAATTCTCCACTGGGGGCAGGCGCCGCCAGTGGAGAACAGTTCGCATGGGCATGCCGCGCTTCGCCGGGCCTGCCAGACGGCGGTCGCTACGCTGTTGATCGCTGCCGTGTGGCCGGCCATGGTGTGGTTCGTAGGCTGGCTCCTGGTCGGCGGAACCGCGGGCCACGGCGAATTTCCGGAAGCCTTGGGTGCCGCCTTGCAAACCACGGCTTGCGTCTTGTTGCCGCTGTTGTTGATTCGGCAAATTTGCCGCCACGATGGCTTAGCACAATCGCATTTCGGCTGGCCCGGGGATTTGCTGCTGGCACTGCGTAGGCAACTCACTTGGCTGGCGGTTTTCGGTACGCCGGCCATCTTAATCGTCACCATGCTGGAAGCGCAATCGGTCGATGCCTGGAAAGATTCGCTGGGCCGGATCGCGTTCATTGCCGGTCAATTACTCGCTGCCGGATTTGTGTATGCAGCCCTGAAGCCGCCGTTGGGAACGCTGCACCGCCTGATGGTGTTGCGATCGGATACTTGGACCAATCGCTTGGCGCTGCCGATGTTTTTCATCCTGCTGGCTTTGCCTTTGGCGCTGGCGGCCTTGGCGAGCGCAGGCTATTACTACACGGCGCTGCGGCTGGCCTGTCGGCTGCAAACTACGGTTTGGTTCATTTTGGGGTTGGTAACCGTCCATGCACTGGCCTCGATTTGGCTGACCGGCGTGTATCGTCGGCTGGCGATCAAAGCGGCGGCCCGCAAAATCAATTCGCTTCAGCCGCTGCATCGACACGCCGGATTCGCCGCTGGCGGCAGTTCGCCGACGCTACACCCATCGGCTGCCATCTCGCAACCAACGTATGCCATTGATGAAGAAAAAGTTGACGCCCAAACGCACCGGCTGCTGCACAACCTGGCGACTCTGGCTTTGGTTGTGGGTTTGTGTTGGGTGTGGTTCGATATGTTTCCGGCGCTGCAATTTTTCAACCAAGTAACGCTGTGGCATGATGCCAGCGATTCCAATCATCCCATCGACATCACGCTGGCCAACCTGTTGGCCGCCGGCATGATTGCGGCGCTAACGATTGTGGGAGCCGGCAATTTGCCCAGCCTGTTGGAAATTGCAGTTCTGGAGCGCGTCGCGCCCGACCACGGCATCCGCTACGCTTTGGTGGCGGTAACACGGTACATAATTGTCGTCGTGGGATTGGCTTTGGCCAGTGCCGCGATTGGCATCGGCTGGGGTAAGCTGCAATGGCTGATCGCGGCCATGTCGTTCGGACTGGGTTTCGGCTTGCAGGAGATTTTCGCCAATTTTATTTCCGGCCTGATTGTGCTGCTGGAACGGCCCATTCGCATTGGCGATACGGTCACCGTCGGCGATGTGACCGGCACCGTTTCGCGCATTCAAATGCGGGCCACCACGATTGTCGATGCCGACCGCAAGGAATTGATTTTGCCCAACAAAGATTTAATCAGCGGCCGGCTAGTGAATTGGACCTTAACCGATTCGGTCATTCGGCTGGTGGTGCGCGTGGGCGTGGCTTATGGCTCCGATACCGAACAAGCACAGCGCCTGCTGCTGGAAGTGGCTGCCCGCACGCCGGAAGTGTTAAAAACTCCGCCGCCGAAGGCCGTGTTCATGGGCTTTGGTGAAAAGTCGCTCGATTTTGAGTTACGGGTGTTCGTGGGCCACGTCGACGCGCTATTGCCCGTGCGGCATCAATTAAATATGGCGATCGACCGCTCGTTCCACGCCGCTAGGGTGGAACTGGCCTTTGCCCAAGCCGACACGTTCGTTCGCCATGTCGAGGAATCGCAAAGGGCACTATCGCAACCGGCGGAACAACCCAAAGCGGCGTAG
- a CDS encoding Ppx/GppA phosphatase family protein codes for MDDKQIFLSTDLAHRLAAIDIGSNSVRLMVADPLRGGSYRILDEEREPTRLGRTLSSTGTLDPQAVELTLAALRRFKQIAAGYQVAELKTIATCAVREAVNGPEFCRRVKDEVGIDVEVISSDLEAHLAFYSVQRAFDLTGKNVVVADIGGGSTEIVLASGNVIESIASTSLGAVRLTEIYGNGPGMVGEDYEHMVESIDRTLKKQAQREFFAPHLLIGSGGTFTSMAEMMMASRKQVGLPTRGYLLSRAEVSHMLDRLRKMPLKARRQVPGLAPDRADIIVAGIAVVDRLMRRFNVNLLQVHSRGVRDGLLLTMIDNTLGVPSANPADREAAISRFAAACTGEYELAHGRQVARLAGRIFEQMAERFRLNPDDRALLEAAARLQDVGYLINYDQHHKHSYHLILNSRLAGFRPRELELIANIARYHRGARPKQKHANFRQLSPDDQQRVEQLAAILRLAGGLDRSHSQQVKDVTLQPSPHSAKQMELLVHADFNPEVDLWGARRRTKLFKRVFGIKLSVECTAHDHSTIEESPPAPGSPSADLKAKAHADTTGAFSNGTKHDSVFGNGKSRNGHARKSGRDQRNLGR; via the coding sequence ATGGATGACAAGCAAATTTTCCTGTCGACCGATTTAGCCCATCGGCTGGCGGCGATCGACATTGGCTCCAACAGCGTGCGGCTCATGGTGGCCGACCCGTTGCGCGGCGGCAGTTACCGCATTTTGGACGAAGAGCGCGAACCCACGCGGTTAGGCCGCACGCTCAGTTCCACCGGCACGCTCGATCCGCAAGCCGTGGAGCTGACCCTGGCTGCCTTGCGGCGCTTCAAACAAATTGCCGCCGGATACCAAGTTGCGGAGCTAAAAACCATTGCCACCTGTGCCGTGCGCGAGGCGGTCAACGGGCCGGAATTCTGCCGCCGGGTGAAGGACGAAGTCGGCATCGACGTGGAAGTCATCAGTTCCGATCTGGAAGCTCATCTGGCGTTTTACAGCGTGCAACGGGCGTTTGATCTAACTGGCAAAAACGTCGTGGTCGCCGATATTGGCGGCGGCAGCACCGAAATTGTACTGGCCAGCGGCAACGTGATTGAATCCATTGCCAGCACTTCGCTGGGCGCCGTGCGTCTGACCGAAATTTATGGGAACGGCCCCGGCATGGTTGGCGAAGATTACGAGCACATGGTCGAAAGCATCGACCGCACCTTGAAAAAGCAAGCCCAACGCGAATTCTTCGCGCCGCATTTGCTCATCGGGTCCGGCGGCACCTTCACCAGCATGGCCGAAATGATGATGGCTTCGCGGAAGCAAGTCGGATTGCCGACCCGCGGTTACTTGCTGTCCCGGGCCGAAGTGAGCCACATGCTGGATCGGCTGCGGAAAATGCCGTTGAAGGCCCGTCGGCAAGTGCCGGGGTTAGCGCCCGATCGGGCCGACATCATCGTGGCCGGCATTGCCGTGGTCGATCGGCTGATGCGGCGATTCAATGTCAACTTGTTGCAAGTGCACAGCCGCGGAGTGCGCGATGGCTTGCTGCTCACGATGATTGACAACACGCTGGGCGTGCCCAGCGCCAATCCGGCTGATCGCGAGGCAGCCATTAGCCGTTTCGCCGCCGCCTGCACCGGCGAATACGAATTAGCGCACGGTCGGCAAGTAGCACGGCTGGCGGGCCGCATTTTCGAACAAATGGCGGAACGGTTTCGACTGAATCCGGATGACCGCGCGCTATTGGAAGCGGCCGCGCGGTTGCAAGATGTGGGCTACTTGATCAATTACGATCAGCACCATAAGCACAGTTATCATTTGATTTTGAACAGCCGCCTGGCTGGTTTCCGCCCGCGCGAGTTGGAGTTAATTGCCAACATTGCCCGCTATCACCGTGGCGCGAGACCCAAGCAAAAGCATGCGAATTTTCGGCAGCTTTCGCCTGATGATCAACAGCGGGTGGAACAATTGGCGGCCATTTTGCGTTTGGCCGGGGGATTAGACCGCAGCCACAGCCAGCAAGTGAAAGATGTTACGCTCCAGCCCAGTCCGCACAGCGCAAAACAAATGGAGTTGTTGGTTCACGCCGACTTCAATCCGGAAGTCGATTTGTGGGGGGCTCGTCGCCGCACCAAACTTTTTAAGCGCGTGTTCGGTATCAAGTTGAGCGTGGAGTGCACCGCACACGACCATTCGACCATCGAGGAATCTCCGCCGGCTCCGGGTTCCCCATCCGCGGACTTAAAAGCCAAAGCCCATGCGGACACCACGGGCGCTTTTTCCAATGGCACAAAGCACGACAGCGTTTTCGGCAATGGCAAATCACGCAATGGCCATGCACGGAAGTCTGGGCGTGATCAACGTAACCTCGGCCGCTGA